One Aquamicrobium sp. genomic region harbors:
- a CDS encoding sensor histidine kinase, translating to MTLRLSGEDNRRERSSLRARAYRLPVTVRLPLIAAAMIFIAAVGSTQTAIFFMGRQADRQVETLGHVYLDGLSAALLPHVASNDTDRIRATLQQALEFHEGVVDRRLTFLDERDGQRIEASRPGISEDEQLPQEVRASATGFSRSDDGTIWIWRQLADGAATLGTVVVNLDISSFDAERGSIRWLLLLFDLVFSGICAVIGFFMVRGMQRPMAIVAHHLYDAALGMLRPIEPHEIPADDVQAERMILAFNAMANAASERESLLAHLAEQQREADLGRLTATVAHEVRNPLGGMRTAISTLKRFGDREDSRGEAVEFLERGVAALEHVVDATLENYRARPEWRPLSRQDFEDLRLLVEADGQSRDVSFVLDVDMPETVAVPALDVRQVLLNLLLNAVRASSKGGKVELTARVWNRELVVTVKDEGSGLDRGLARTIESGAVATEGPGIGVAVIIRLVERLQGRVAIESAPNSGTVITLHIPLQDRSATA from the coding sequence ATGACGCTGCGACTCTCGGGCGAGGACAATCGTCGGGAGAGAAGCAGCTTGCGCGCCCGAGCATACAGACTGCCCGTGACCGTGCGGCTGCCCCTCATCGCAGCCGCGATGATCTTCATCGCCGCCGTCGGATCGACGCAGACCGCCATCTTCTTCATGGGCCGGCAGGCCGACCGGCAGGTCGAGACGCTGGGACACGTCTATCTCGACGGGCTCTCGGCCGCCCTTCTGCCTCACGTCGCCAGCAACGACACTGACCGTATCCGCGCGACGCTTCAACAGGCGCTCGAGTTTCACGAGGGGGTCGTAGATCGGCGACTGACCTTTCTTGACGAGCGCGACGGGCAGCGCATTGAGGCGTCGCGCCCAGGGATCAGTGAGGACGAGCAATTGCCCCAAGAGGTGCGTGCCAGCGCCACCGGCTTCAGCCGATCCGACGACGGCACGATATGGATATGGCGCCAGCTTGCGGATGGCGCTGCAACGCTCGGAACCGTCGTCGTCAACCTCGACATTTCTTCCTTCGACGCAGAAAGAGGCTCGATCAGGTGGCTTCTGCTCCTGTTCGATCTGGTCTTCAGCGGCATATGCGCAGTCATCGGCTTCTTCATGGTCCGCGGCATGCAGCGGCCGATGGCGATTGTCGCGCACCATCTCTACGACGCCGCGCTCGGCATGCTCAGGCCCATCGAACCGCACGAAATACCCGCAGACGACGTGCAGGCCGAACGCATGATCCTCGCCTTCAACGCGATGGCCAACGCAGCGAGCGAGCGTGAAAGTCTGCTCGCGCACCTTGCCGAGCAGCAGCGCGAGGCGGATCTTGGCCGACTGACTGCTACCGTTGCTCACGAGGTCAGGAACCCGCTCGGCGGCATGCGCACGGCCATCAGCACCCTGAAGCGTTTCGGCGACCGGGAAGATTCGCGTGGCGAGGCGGTCGAGTTCCTCGAACGCGGCGTCGCTGCTCTGGAGCACGTCGTCGACGCCACCCTGGAAAATTATCGCGCACGCCCTGAATGGCGGCCGTTGTCCAGGCAGGATTTCGAGGATCTGCGCCTGCTTGTCGAGGCCGATGGCCAGTCACGTGACGTGAGTTTTGTGCTCGATGTCGACATGCCGGAAACCGTCGCTGTCCCCGCGCTCGATGTGCGCCAGGTTCTCCTCAACCTGCTGCTGAACGCCGTCCGCGCTTCGTCCAAGGGAGGCAAGGTGGAACTGACTGCCAGAGTGTGGAACCGGGAACTCGTCGTCACCGTCAAGGACGAAGGCAGCGGTCTGGATCGGGGGCTCGCGCGTACGATCGAAAGCGGGGCCGTAGCGACAGAGGGGCCTGGCATCGGGGTTGCTGTCATCATTCGCCTTGTGGAGCGCCTGCAGGGGCGCGTCGCAATAGAATCGGCCCCCAATAGCGGCACGGTCATCACGCTCCATATTCCCCTGCAAGACAGGAGCGCAACGGCATGA
- the mnhG gene encoding monovalent cation/H(+) antiporter subunit G produces MTEFLSALFLVAGAALCLLASIGVLSLPDFFMRMHAATKAGVAGCGLLLIGVAFAHPSPGMWIKVAIAIAFLLLTTPIAGHLLARAGYVAGVPLWGGTREDQLKGELPRGDFDHPPTGSLWRKDMNPTIERVVLGLTNGPGAEVAMRHAIELAKASQAELVGMAIVDTKMLENVGPIPIGGNYYAAQLRNTLITKARHRLAEAVQSFERVAKQAGISFSVSVEEGDPAPVLRERLGKGVALVLPRRSWFDHGLAERRIDPATWLARHRIGTVEHRDEDDAPLVVFG; encoded by the coding sequence ATGACGGAGTTCCTCTCGGCCCTCTTTCTCGTCGCCGGCGCGGCGCTGTGCCTGCTCGCTTCCATCGGCGTGCTGAGCCTGCCGGATTTCTTCATGCGCATGCATGCCGCCACCAAGGCGGGCGTCGCCGGCTGCGGGCTGCTGCTGATCGGCGTGGCCTTCGCGCATCCGTCGCCCGGCATGTGGATCAAGGTCGCCATCGCCATCGCCTTCCTGCTGCTTACCACCCCGATCGCCGGCCATCTCCTTGCACGCGCGGGCTACGTCGCGGGCGTGCCCCTGTGGGGCGGCACGCGCGAGGACCAGCTCAAGGGCGAACTGCCGCGCGGCGACTTTGATCATCCACCGACAGGTTCCCTTTGGAGAAAAGACATGAACCCGACGATAGAGCGTGTGGTGCTGGGCCTTACCAACGGTCCGGGTGCGGAAGTCGCGATGAGACACGCGATCGAACTGGCGAAGGCTAGTCAAGCCGAGTTGGTCGGTATGGCGATCGTCGACACGAAGATGCTGGAGAATGTCGGCCCGATACCGATCGGCGGCAACTACTATGCCGCACAGTTGCGCAATACGCTGATCACAAAAGCCCGGCACCGGCTGGCCGAGGCGGTGCAGTCCTTCGAGCGGGTCGCGAAACAAGCCGGCATCAGTTTCAGTGTTTCCGTCGAGGAGGGAGATCCAGCCCCCGTCCTGCGCGAGCGACTCGGAAAAGGTGTCGCGCTGGTTCTGCCGCGGCGCAGCTGGTTCGACCACGGTCTTGCCGAAAGAAGGATCGACCCGGCGACCTGGCTCGCGCGCCATCGTATCGGTACCGTGGAGCATCGGGATGAAGACGATGCGCCATTGGTCGTTTTCGGTTGA
- a CDS encoding monovalent cation/H+ antiporter complex subunit F has product MTPETVQTAGTAIAALLLLAAMICAGIRIVRGPTGPDRVVALDMLGILGVAGAGMAVVVSGSAAFIDIALGVALVGFLAAVAFAGFIERGSIDEEEEG; this is encoded by the coding sequence ATGACGCCCGAAACCGTGCAGACGGCCGGCACGGCCATCGCGGCGCTGTTGCTGCTGGCCGCCATGATCTGCGCCGGCATCCGCATCGTGCGCGGGCCGACCGGGCCTGACCGCGTGGTCGCCCTCGACATGCTGGGCATCCTCGGCGTCGCCGGGGCGGGCATGGCGGTGGTCGTCTCCGGCTCTGCCGCCTTCATCGACATCGCGCTCGGCGTGGCTCTGGTCGGCTTCCTTGCCGCCGTCGCCTTCGCCGGCTTCATCGAGCGCGGCTCGATCGACGAGGAGGAGGAGGGATGA
- a CDS encoding Na+/H+ antiporter subunit E gives MSALLAWLRLTGLFFRELALSVKDVAITVLNPRRPIRSAIVAVPLDVTSDAGITLLANMITLTPGTTSLHVSKDRTTLYCHVMNVSDESVAGIKDGFERCVKEVLP, from the coding sequence ATGAGTGCTCTGCTCGCGTGGCTGCGGCTGACCGGCCTGTTCTTCAGGGAGCTTGCGCTTTCGGTGAAGGACGTCGCCATCACCGTGCTCAATCCACGCCGACCGATCCGCTCGGCCATCGTCGCCGTGCCGCTCGACGTGACGAGCGACGCCGGCATCACCCTGCTCGCCAACATGATCACGCTGACGCCGGGCACCACCAGCCTGCATGTCAGCAAGGACCGGACCACGCTCTATTGCCATGTGATGAACGTCTCCGACGAGAGCGTCGCCGGGATCAAGGACGGCTTCGAGCGCTGCGTGAAGGAGGTGCTGCCATGA
- a CDS encoding proton-conducting transporter membrane subunit: MSPHILLTLPILFPILGVALCALFWSNKSAQRIVSLVASVGLLGSALALTAAVYDGTVLATSFGNWDAPFGIVFVADMFAAAMVLITGIMAVAVGIYGLNGNIEPRENAFYHLLYQGLLLGVTGAFLTGDIFNLYVWFEIMLISSFGMLALGGTKEQLDAGVKYVTLNLIATTFFLITVGFLYGMTGTLNMADLARVLPTLENQGLVTTLAVMFLMAFGSKAAVFPLFYWLPAAYHTASAPVVAIFAALLTKVGVYAIIRTFTLLFDGDAGYTGPIVAAVAIFTMVTGVLGAAAHFDIRRILSFHIISQIGYMLFGIAVATPLAVGGSILYVIHHIIVKANLFLIAGAIERAGGSFHLKKLGGLYTSLPMLGVLFLIPALSLAGLPSLSGFWSKFTVIKASLDAGHVVLAATGLLVGLLTLYSMLKIWNEAFWKAAPAGAAETIRGWQTDRRTRLLMLTPIVTLAAITLTIGLYAEPFVDFSLRAGAQLLDKSVYIDAVFGTPAQLAEANP, translated from the coding sequence ATGAGCCCACACATCCTGCTGACACTTCCGATACTTTTTCCGATTCTCGGCGTCGCGCTCTGCGCGCTCTTCTGGTCCAACAAGTCCGCACAGCGCATCGTCAGCCTGGTTGCAAGCGTCGGGCTTCTCGGCTCCGCATTGGCCCTCACAGCCGCAGTCTATGACGGCACGGTGCTTGCCACCAGTTTCGGCAATTGGGACGCGCCGTTCGGCATCGTCTTCGTCGCCGACATGTTCGCGGCCGCAATGGTGCTCATCACCGGTATCATGGCCGTCGCCGTGGGGATTTACGGCCTCAACGGCAATATCGAGCCTCGGGAAAACGCCTTTTATCACCTGCTCTATCAGGGCCTGCTGCTCGGCGTGACCGGCGCGTTCCTGACCGGCGACATCTTCAACCTCTATGTCTGGTTCGAGATCATGCTGATCTCGTCCTTCGGCATGCTGGCGCTCGGCGGCACGAAGGAGCAACTCGACGCGGGCGTGAAGTACGTCACGCTCAACCTAATCGCGACGACGTTCTTCCTCATTACCGTCGGCTTCCTCTACGGCATGACCGGTACGCTCAACATGGCCGATCTCGCCCGTGTGCTGCCGACATTGGAGAACCAGGGGCTCGTGACCACGCTCGCCGTCATGTTCCTGATGGCCTTCGGTTCCAAAGCTGCGGTATTCCCGCTGTTCTACTGGCTGCCGGCTGCCTATCACACGGCCTCGGCCCCCGTGGTCGCGATCTTCGCGGCGCTGCTCACCAAGGTCGGCGTCTACGCCATCATCCGCACCTTCACGCTGCTGTTCGACGGCGACGCGGGCTATACGGGGCCGATCGTGGCGGCGGTGGCGATCTTCACGATGGTCACGGGCGTTCTGGGGGCCGCCGCGCATTTCGACATCCGCCGCATCCTGTCGTTCCACATCATCAGCCAGATCGGCTACATGCTGTTCGGCATCGCGGTGGCCACGCCGCTCGCGGTCGGCGGCTCGATCCTCTACGTCATCCACCACATCATCGTGAAGGCGAACCTGTTCCTGATCGCGGGCGCGATCGAGCGCGCCGGCGGCTCGTTCCATCTGAAGAAGCTCGGCGGCCTCTACACGAGCCTGCCGATGCTGGGCGTGCTCTTCCTCATCCCGGCGCTGTCGCTCGCGGGTCTGCCGTCGCTTTCCGGCTTCTGGTCGAAGTTCACCGTCATCAAGGCGAGCCTCGACGCCGGCCACGTCGTCCTCGCCGCGACCGGCCTGCTGGTCGGCCTGCTGACGCTCTATTCGATGCTGAAGATCTGGAACGAGGCGTTCTGGAAGGCTGCGCCCGCCGGTGCGGCGGAGACGATTCGGGGCTGGCAGACGGATCGCAGGACACGGCTGCTCATGCTGACGCCGATCGTCACGCTCGCCGCCATCACGCTCACCATCGGGCTTTATGCCGAGCCGTTCGTCGACTTTTCGCTGCGGGCGGGCGCGCAGCTTCTCGACAAGTCCGTCTATATCGACGCCGTTTTCGGCACGCCCGCACAACTCGCGGAGGCAAATCCATGA
- a CDS encoding NADH-quinone oxidoreductase subunit K: MEPVFAIAFGVMMAVAAYLLMSRNVLRIVLGLLVLGNAANLSIFIAGRLDSRVPPLVPAGETALAGGANPLPQALILTAIVISFALVAFTVVLFQSAHRRLGTLDADAMREAEPEAQTKARSSRTHKAEEPA; the protein is encoded by the coding sequence GTGGAGCCTGTCTTCGCCATCGCTTTCGGCGTGATGATGGCCGTCGCCGCCTATCTCCTGATGTCGCGCAACGTGCTGCGCATCGTCCTGGGCCTGCTCGTGCTGGGCAACGCGGCCAACCTGTCGATTTTCATCGCTGGCCGGCTAGACAGCCGCGTGCCGCCGCTGGTGCCCGCCGGCGAGACGGCGCTGGCGGGTGGGGCGAACCCGCTGCCGCAGGCGTTGATCCTGACGGCCATCGTCATTTCGTTCGCACTGGTCGCCTTCACGGTCGTCCTGTTCCAGAGCGCGCATCGCCGTCTGGGTACGCTCGATGCGGACGCCATGCGGGAAGCCGAACCAGAAGCGCAGACCAAGGCCAGGTCGTCAAGAACCCACAAGGCGGAGGAACCCGCCTGA
- a CDS encoding MnhB domain-containing protein → MNSIILQTTSRLILPAALAFSIYVLLRGHNEPGGGFIGGLIAAAGIAVHAIPRGREALIAMLRVWPKALIGAGILLAIVSGLPSLLLGEPFLTHQWPFASLPIGTTLVFDLGVYLVVIGSVLTFLSYYLEN, encoded by the coding sequence ATGAATTCCATCATCCTTCAGACGACAAGCAGGCTGATCCTGCCTGCCGCTCTGGCTTTTTCGATCTACGTGCTCCTGCGCGGACATAACGAGCCGGGCGGCGGGTTCATCGGCGGGCTGATCGCCGCCGCCGGCATTGCCGTTCATGCGATCCCACGCGGGCGCGAGGCCCTGATCGCCATGCTGCGGGTCTGGCCGAAGGCGCTGATCGGGGCAGGCATCCTGCTGGCGATCGTCTCGGGCCTGCCGTCGCTGCTGCTTGGAGAGCCATTTCTGACGCATCAGTGGCCCTTCGCGTCGCTGCCGATCGGCACGACGCTGGTGTTCGACCTCGGCGTCTATCTCGTCGTGATCGGCTCCGTGCTGACATTCCTGTCCTACTACCTGGAGAACTAA
- the mbhE gene encoding hydrogen gas-evolving membrane-bound hydrogenase subunit E, translated as MILLALVASAFMFAPVVGWAGGRSSPLAAVIPFLLFASSCVLLPEIAGGEIILEAHRWIRSLGIEAAFRLDGLSLTFALLISGIGGAVFLYASSYLHGAPRLARFYTVLTLFMASMLGAVLADDLVLLVVFWELTSLTSFLLIGYSPEEAESRRSAQQGFLVTVAGGLAMLAGVILLGSVAGTFSITEILGRGGVIAAHPTAPVIIVLIAAGAFAKSAQAPLHSWLANAMVAPTPVSAYLHSATMVKLGVYLLARLDPVFSDHGLWIALLTGFGAATMLTGSVLAMRETDLKRVLAYSTIVSLGTLTMLIGIPGELAAVAVVAFLIVHALYKACLFLVAGIIDHETGTRDSSALGGMRHYMPVTAAVAFLGGLSMAGLPPFIGFAAKELVYETGLAASARWALVAVALVANAAMVVVAGVVAVRCFSGDLTATPKTPHDPGFAMLAGPVVLAALGLVFGLAPWLVGDSLIVPAASAIAGRPVAYSLSLWHGFTPMLALSLLTLALGIFAYLRWDGLRSTLSGIRQIDLWGPDRGYDRVMDGLQRLALWQTGLIQPGSLRSYVARTLLIMSLAALITLLLHRGLELPSFSGSLAPDLAIAVLLVVSSLAVARARNFITGIVAAGMVGFVVALLFLFQGAPDLAFTQFSVEALAIIIMLAIVGYMPFRERDSRVPGERLRDALVASVVGATASLILLAVLAQPFDARLSDWFRVASVPEAHGRNLVNVILVDFRALDTMGEITVLGLAAVAAAAVLAGLRRATAEKRK; from the coding sequence ATGATCCTTCTCGCGCTTGTCGCATCCGCCTTCATGTTCGCGCCGGTCGTCGGCTGGGCCGGCGGCCGGTCTTCACCCTTAGCGGCGGTGATACCTTTCCTGCTCTTCGCCAGTTCCTGCGTACTGCTACCGGAGATCGCTGGCGGTGAGATCATCCTGGAGGCGCATCGCTGGATACGGAGCCTCGGCATCGAAGCCGCGTTCCGGCTTGATGGGCTGTCGCTTACCTTCGCACTGTTGATCAGCGGCATCGGCGGCGCGGTTTTTCTCTACGCCTCCTCCTATCTGCACGGGGCACCGCGTCTGGCACGCTTCTATACCGTGCTGACGCTGTTCATGGCCTCGATGCTCGGCGCCGTGCTGGCGGACGACCTCGTACTGCTGGTCGTGTTCTGGGAACTGACCAGCCTCACCTCTTTCCTGCTCATCGGCTATTCGCCGGAAGAGGCGGAATCCCGACGCTCGGCCCAGCAGGGCTTTCTGGTCACGGTCGCGGGCGGACTTGCGATGCTGGCCGGCGTCATCCTGCTCGGTTCCGTCGCGGGCACGTTTTCCATCACGGAGATTCTCGGGCGGGGCGGGGTGATCGCGGCACATCCGACGGCGCCCGTCATCATCGTGCTGATCGCGGCCGGCGCGTTCGCCAAGTCCGCGCAGGCGCCGCTTCATTCGTGGCTCGCCAATGCGATGGTGGCGCCGACGCCCGTGTCTGCCTACCTGCATTCGGCGACGATGGTGAAGCTCGGCGTTTATCTGCTCGCCCGCCTCGATCCCGTCTTCTCGGACCATGGGCTGTGGATCGCGTTGCTGACCGGATTCGGCGCCGCGACCATGCTGACCGGCTCAGTGCTGGCGATGCGCGAGACCGACCTGAAGCGCGTGCTCGCCTATTCCACCATCGTCTCGCTCGGCACGCTGACCATGCTGATCGGCATTCCGGGCGAGCTGGCGGCCGTCGCCGTCGTCGCCTTCCTGATCGTTCATGCGCTCTACAAGGCGTGCCTGTTTCTCGTCGCGGGCATCATCGACCATGAAACGGGCACGCGGGATTCGTCCGCGCTTGGCGGCATGCGCCACTACATGCCGGTCACGGCGGCGGTCGCGTTTCTGGGCGGGCTGTCGATGGCGGGGCTGCCGCCCTTCATCGGCTTCGCGGCCAAGGAACTCGTCTATGAGACCGGGCTGGCGGCGTCGGCCAGGTGGGCGCTGGTGGCGGTTGCGCTTGTCGCAAACGCGGCGATGGTCGTGGTGGCGGGGGTCGTTGCCGTGCGATGCTTCTCGGGTGACCTGACCGCGACCCCGAAAACGCCGCACGATCCCGGCTTCGCCATGTTGGCCGGACCGGTTGTGCTGGCGGCTCTCGGCCTCGTGTTCGGCCTGGCGCCTTGGCTGGTCGGCGACAGCCTGATCGTGCCTGCTGCAAGCGCCATCGCCGGGCGACCGGTCGCCTATTCTCTGTCGCTCTGGCACGGCTTTACGCCGATGCTTGCCTTGAGCCTGCTGACGCTGGCGCTCGGCATCTTCGCCTATCTGCGCTGGGATGGGTTGCGTTCCACCCTTTCGGGCATCCGGCAGATCGACCTTTGGGGTCCCGATCGTGGCTACGACCGTGTCATGGACGGTCTGCAACGACTGGCGCTGTGGCAGACGGGCCTGATCCAGCCGGGAAGCCTGCGCAGCTATGTAGCGCGGACACTGCTGATCATGTCGCTGGCTGCGCTGATCACGCTGCTGTTGCATCGTGGACTGGAACTACCGTCCTTTAGTGGCAGCCTGGCGCCGGACCTTGCAATTGCGGTGCTGCTGGTCGTGTCCAGCCTCGCCGTAGCCCGTGCGCGCAACTTCATTACCGGCATCGTCGCAGCCGGCATGGTCGGCTTCGTTGTCGCGCTGCTGTTCCTGTTTCAGGGTGCTCCTGACCTTGCCTTCACCCAGTTCTCGGTCGAGGCGCTGGCAATCATCATCATGCTTGCAATCGTCGGCTACATGCCGTTTCGCGAGCGCGACAGCCGCGTTCCGGGGGAACGCCTGCGCGATGCTCTCGTCGCATCCGTCGTTGGAGCGACCGCGTCCCTGATCCTGCTGGCGGTGCTGGCCCAGCCCTTCGATGCACGGCTTTCGGACTGGTTCCGGGTGGCGAGCGTACCGGAAGCGCACGGCCGCAACCTCGTCAACGTCATCCTGGTCGACTTCCGGGCCCTCGACACCATGGGTGAAATCACTGTGCTCGGCCTCGCGGCCGTGGCGGCCGCCGCCGTTCTGGCCGGCCTGCGCCGCGCCACTGCGGAGAAACGCAAATGA
- a CDS encoding AraC family transcriptional regulator → MDLVAFPAGGRQNDLTYERAQRFDRLAAVIRIVESFSEPLHVPTIGVGDVGMHIRHIGRSLRHAGERHTRQNNISVPQYGLRKEETFGQTSLSRGRMTILSIRSQDFEISRRVEEFQNVVAAITKVNFVPDDEDFFTSETSIGVLQNLIVGYGRHSASTAFRTSGHAAETDDNVMFHIPLSGSCSIEQRGGECIELKSGLVYADPGEVPGVIRFHGEPTEGFYVSVPRVHLSDATLGLNAMLRGTASLTPQWRLFFNYARSLHGEMSKLAPVEAEQCATHVRDLALMALGATREAAEVAAGRGVRTARLKAIKADVERHLTVPDLTADGVASRHGISPRYLRSLFESEGTSFGDFVAVRRLALAHRLLSDPRTAGNSIASIAMSAGFGDLSWFNTRFRRAYGMSPKDVRALACLR, encoded by the coding sequence ATGGACCTCGTGGCGTTTCCTGCCGGAGGGAGGCAGAACGATCTCACCTATGAGCGAGCGCAACGCTTCGACCGCCTCGCGGCCGTCATAAGGATCGTTGAGAGCTTCAGTGAACCGCTCCACGTTCCGACGATAGGCGTTGGCGATGTTGGGATGCACATCCGGCACATCGGCAGGAGCCTCCGCCATGCAGGCGAACGGCATACTCGACAAAATAACATATCCGTGCCTCAATATGGTCTTCGCAAGGAAGAAACATTCGGGCAAACAAGCCTTTCTCGGGGGCGCATGACGATATTATCCATTCGCTCGCAAGACTTCGAGATTTCCCGCCGCGTCGAAGAATTTCAGAACGTTGTTGCCGCGATTACAAAGGTGAACTTCGTTCCAGACGATGAGGATTTCTTTACCTCCGAGACGTCAATCGGCGTTCTGCAAAATCTGATCGTCGGCTATGGGCGGCACTCCGCGTCAACGGCGTTTCGCACATCCGGCCACGCCGCCGAGACCGACGACAATGTGATGTTCCACATTCCGCTTTCGGGAAGCTGTTCCATCGAACAGCGGGGCGGCGAATGCATCGAACTGAAATCTGGTCTCGTCTATGCCGATCCCGGCGAGGTTCCCGGCGTCATCAGGTTTCATGGCGAGCCCACCGAAGGGTTCTATGTCTCCGTCCCGCGCGTCCATCTCTCCGACGCCACCTTGGGTCTCAACGCCATGCTGCGCGGCACCGCGTCGCTGACGCCGCAATGGCGTCTGTTCTTCAATTACGCCCGTAGCCTGCATGGGGAAATGTCGAAGCTCGCCCCCGTGGAGGCCGAGCAATGCGCAACGCATGTGCGGGACCTGGCGTTGATGGCGCTCGGCGCGACACGAGAAGCCGCCGAAGTCGCAGCAGGTCGCGGTGTAAGAACGGCACGGCTGAAAGCCATCAAGGCGGATGTCGAGCGCCATTTGACCGTGCCGGATTTGACGGCGGACGGGGTAGCCAGCCGTCACGGCATCAGCCCACGCTATCTGCGCTCGCTGTTCGAGAGCGAGGGCACCTCGTTCGGCGATTTCGTCGCCGTGCGGCGTCTGGCGTTGGCCCACCGGTTGCTTTCTGATCCGCGCACTGCGGGGAACAGTATCGCCAGCATCGCCATGAGCGCGGGGTTCGGCGATCTGTCATGGTTCAATACCCGCTTTCGCCGTGCCTATGGCATGTCGCCCAAGGATGTCCGCGCTCTGGCGTGTTTGCGCTGA
- a CDS encoding SLC13 family permease, producing MTYEQIFIFTLLGGVFAMLVWGRIRYDLVALSALVIAVAGGVVPAEHAFSGFGHEAVVIIALVLVVSRAMVNAGAVEFIAQYVVNAQRSLPVHIGIMSVVGAALSAVINNVAALVILMTLDMETARKAARSVSLSLMPLSFATILGGMITLIGTPPNIVIAQYRRDAFGEPFAMFDFAPVGIVCAIAGIAFVATIGWRLLPKRLQASPPEAAESADYVAEAGFPEDSEWVGKTPRDLAELADQHDVAILGLVRRGRRLAGFSFDETIMKSDRLMLEGDPKSIEAFSGKAKLEIAGTPAKDGLTSRSMTIVEAIVPAGARAEGRSADSMRLLGRRGVTLLGLSRQGARSRNRVRQTTIRAGDVLLLLGPDNRVADAIEWMGAMALADKSHTVIQRSKALTTIGIFAAAVAAAVAGLLPLTVALAAAVALYAFFNIVGPSEVYEAVEWPVIVLLGSLIPLGLALEETGGTALIADFIVQQTDALPVWGVLVLVMVVTMTLSDFLNNVATALIAAPVAVGVANSMGVNPDPFLMGVAVAASCAFLTPIGHKNNTIIMGLGGYRFGDYWRMGLPLEIIIILVSVPMILLVWPL from the coding sequence GTGACGTATGAGCAGATATTCATCTTCACGCTGCTTGGGGGCGTCTTCGCCATGCTGGTCTGGGGCAGGATCCGTTATGACCTTGTTGCGCTTTCCGCGCTGGTCATCGCCGTGGCGGGCGGCGTCGTGCCGGCGGAGCATGCTTTCTCGGGATTCGGACACGAGGCCGTCGTCATCATTGCGCTCGTGCTGGTGGTTTCGCGCGCCATGGTCAACGCGGGGGCCGTCGAATTCATCGCGCAATACGTCGTCAACGCGCAACGCAGCCTCCCCGTCCATATCGGCATCATGTCCGTGGTGGGAGCCGCGCTTTCGGCTGTCATCAACAATGTCGCTGCCCTGGTCATCCTGATGACGCTAGACATGGAAACGGCGAGAAAGGCCGCGCGATCCGTTTCTCTCTCGCTGATGCCGCTGTCCTTCGCCACCATTCTGGGCGGGATGATAACGCTGATCGGCACGCCGCCGAACATCGTGATCGCGCAGTATCGCCGCGACGCTTTCGGCGAGCCGTTCGCCATGTTCGACTTCGCGCCTGTGGGGATTGTCTGCGCCATCGCCGGGATCGCCTTCGTCGCCACGATCGGCTGGCGACTTCTGCCGAAGAGGCTTCAGGCATCGCCGCCAGAGGCGGCCGAATCCGCTGACTATGTCGCCGAAGCGGGCTTCCCCGAAGACAGCGAATGGGTTGGCAAAACACCGCGCGACCTCGCCGAACTCGCGGACCAGCACGATGTGGCAATTCTCGGTCTGGTACGACGGGGCAGGCGTCTTGCGGGCTTCTCCTTCGACGAAACCATCATGAAGAGCGATCGCCTCATGCTCGAGGGCGACCCCAAGTCCATCGAGGCTTTCTCCGGCAAGGCGAAACTCGAAATCGCGGGAACTCCGGCGAAGGACGGCTTAACCAGCCGTTCCATGACCATCGTGGAAGCCATCGTTCCGGCGGGCGCGCGGGCCGAGGGACGCAGCGCCGACAGCATGCGCCTGCTGGGCAGGCGCGGCGTGACCCTGCTGGGACTGTCGCGGCAAGGCGCGCGTTCGCGAAACCGTGTGCGTCAAACGACGATCCGCGCCGGTGACGTGCTGTTGCTGCTCGGACCGGACAATCGCGTCGCGGACGCCATCGAATGGATGGGCGCGATGGCCCTTGCCGACAAAAGCCATACGGTCATCCAGCGCAGCAAGGCCCTGACGACCATCGGTATCTTCGCCGCCGCGGTGGCGGCTGCTGTCGCGGGGCTGCTGCCGTTGACGGTCGCCCTGGCGGCGGCCGTCGCGCTTTACGCCTTCTTCAACATCGTCGGCCCGAGCGAAGTGTACGAGGCGGTGGAATGGCCGGTTATCGTGCTGCTCGGCTCGCTGATACCCCTCGGACTTGCTTTGGAAGAAACAGGCGGCACCGCGCTAATCGCCGATTTCATCGTGCAGCAGACGGATGCGCTTCCGGTATGGGGCGTGCTTGTCCTCGTGATGGTCGTCACGATGACGCTTTCGGATTTCCTGAACAACGTGGCGACGGCGCTCATCGCCGCGCCAGTAGCCGTTGGCGTGGCCAATTCCATGGGCGTCAATCCCGATCCCTTCCTGATGGGCGTGGCCGTGGCCGCATCCTGCGCCTTCCTTACCCCCATCGGCCACAAGAACAACACCATCATCATGGGGCTGGGCGGCTACCGCTTCGGGGACTACTGGCGGATGGGCCTGCCGCTGGAAATCATCATCATCCTGGTTTCCGTGCCCATGATCCTGCTCGTGTGGCCGTTATAG